GTCACCAGTTCAAGCCTGGTAGAGGGCTAAGAAATAAACAGGCCTGTAGTTTAGTGGTAGAACTAGGATCTCCAAAGTCCTTGGTGGGAGTTCGATTCTCTCCGGGCCTGAAAAAGATTCTTCTCTCTCTGCGTCGGCCTACAAAACATCTGGCGGGAAATCGTGAAAGTAACTACTTTTATACAGGAATGTAAGGCGGAGTTGGAAAAGGTCCAGTGGCCTACCCGCGAAGAAGTTGTCTATTCTACGGTCGTAGTTTTAGTCACCGTTTTCTTTTTTTCTATTTTCCTGTTTTTTGCGGATTCGGCATTTGTAAGGCTTCTTACTTGGTTTTGGGAACTCGGTAGCTAAGGAAACATTAAGGAATCTTAAAGTTTATCTCCATGGGAACAAAAAAATGGTACGCTCTTCAGACCTACTCGGGACACGAGAATAAGGTCCAGAAGAATATAGAAAAGCTCGTTCAGCAGAAGAAGCTGGAAGAGAAAATTTTCCAGGTTAAGATACCGACCATGGACGTTGCCGAAATGAAACACGGCAAAAAGAAAGTAACCAAGCGCAAATTGATGCCCGGTTACGTTCTCATCGAAATGGAAATGGACGACGATACTCGATTCTTAATCCAGTCTCTTCCTTCCGTTTCGACATTCGTAGGTTCCAAAGACGGAGGCCCCGAGCCTTTATCTTTGGAAGAAGTAAAAAATCTCTTCTCCGAATCCGGTGATGTGGCTTCCGAAGAACCGGTTGCGCCGAAGATTCTCTTCAAAGTGGGAGATTCTTTGAAAATTATCGACGGGCCTTTTGCGAACTTCACGGGGCTCGTGGACGAAATCTTTCCGGATAAGGGAAGACTTCGTGTAAAAGTGGAAATCTTCGGGAGATCCACTCCCGTGGAACTGGATTATCTTCAGGTAAAGACTGAAAATTAAGAGAAAGAACAAAGGAATCAGGCGTGGCAGCAAAAAAAGTAGTAAAGCAGATCAAACTTCAGGTTGAAGCCGGTAAGGCGAACCCTGCGCCTCCCGTTGGCCCCGCGCTCGGTCAAGCCGGTCTCAACATCATGGAATTCTGCAAACAATTCAATGAAAGATCGAAAGCGCAAATCGGATTGAAACTTCCGGTTGTAATCACGGTTTTCTCCGATCGTAGTTTTACATTCATCACTAAATCCCCTCCGGCCGCTCTTCTCGTTAAGAAGGCGATCGGTTTGGAAACCGGTTCTCCGACTCCGCACACTCATAAGGTCGGAAAGATCACTCGCAAACAACTCGAAGAGATCGCTAAAACGAAAATGGAAGATCTCAACGCAAACGACATCGACGCAGCCGTGAATATCATCGCGGGAACCTGCCGTTCCATGGGTGTTACCGTAGAAGCTTAGGAGTTTAGAATCAGATGCAACGTGGAAAAAAATACAGAGCTCTCAAAGAAAAAGTAGATAGCACGAAATTCTTCAGTATCGATCAGGCGGTGGAACTTGCAAAGTCCACTTCCTACACAAAGTTCGACGGAACTCTTGAGATCGCTACGAAAGTAAATTATAAATCTCTCCAGAACGTTCGTGGAACGATTTCTCTTCCTCACGGAACCGGTAAAAAAGTTCGTGTTCTTGTTTTCTGCAAAGGGGACAAACAAAACGACGCGAAGAATGCCGGAGCAGAATTCGTAGGAGATATGGATTTGATCGAAAAAGTGGCGGGCGGTTGGACCGATTTCGACGCTTGCGTGGCTACTCCCGACATGATGAAAGACGTAGGGAAGCTGGGTCCGATTCTGGGTAGAAAAGGTCTGATGCCGAAACCGAAAGCGGGAACCGTAACCACGGATGTTGCAAAGGCCGTAAACGAACTCAAATCCGGAAGAGTGGAATACCGCCCCGACAAAGGCGGAGTGGTTCACCTCGGAATCGGAAAGGTTTCTTTCGACAACGCAAAACTCGTGGAAAACATCCGCACCGTAGTTCAAACTCTGATGCGAGATAAACCTTCCGACGCGAAGGGCGAATACTTAAAAACTTTCTCCGTTTCTCCTACGATGGGAGTCGGTGTGAAAGTAGACGTGAAAGAACTGGTCAACACTTCCATCTGACCCGGACAAGATTTGGAGTATTAGAAAATGGCGAATCAGGAAAAAGTAGAAGCAGTCGCAAACCTCAAAGGCAAACTGGAAGAGAAGAATAACTTCATTCTCGCTTGCTACTCGGGCTTGACCGTGGAAGAAATCACCGGTCTGCGCACTCAACTCAGAAAAGAAGGTTCCGAGATGAAAGTTCTCAAGAACAATCTTTTCTTAAGAGCCTTGAAGGAGTCCGGAGCTCACAAAGATAAAAATATTACTTTCGGGCCCGAATACCAAGGACCGCTTGCCGCAATCTTTGCAAAGGATAACCTTCCAACTGTTGCAAAAGTCTGCAAAGATTTTGCGAAAAATAACAAAAACCTGATCTTAAGAGCGGGATACATGGACGGTTCCGTTCTCGACGCAAACGGAGTGGAAGCGATCGCGGGCCTTCCAAGCCGCGAACAACTTTTGGCTCAAATTGCCGGCGGAATCAACGCGCCCGCGAGAACGATCGCATCCGGTATCAATCAGATCATCGCTTCTCTCGCAAGAGCGATCCAAGCGACCGCGGAAAAGAACAACGCATAATGGTTTTTTAAAATAGCAAACGACTAACTAAACGGAATCAAAGGAGCATATCATGTCTACGGAAGCGCTATTAGAGCAAATCGGAAAACTAACCTTAGTTGAGGCTGCAGACCTCGTGAAAAAAATGGAAGATAAATTCGGCATTTCTGCTGCAGCTCCAGTTGCGGTAGCTGCTGCGGCTGCGCCTGCTGCCGGTGGAGCTGCTGCCGAAGAAGCTTCCACTTTCAACGTTATCCTGAAAGGATTTGGCGATAAGAAAATCGAAGTGATCAAACTCGTAAGAGAAATCACCGGACTCGGATTGAAAGAGGCGAAAGATCTCGTAGAAGCCGGTGGAAAGTCTGTTAAAGAAGGCGTTTCCAAAGCGGAAGCTGATGACCTCAAAAAGAAACTTGAGGGCGTTGGCGCACAGATCGAACTCAAAGCGAGCTAATCGTTTCGTTAAGAACTCTGTTAGCGCTAGCTTTCAAAAATCCTTTCACTCACGGCAAGGAGGTCTGGTTTTCAGGTCCTCCTTGTTCTATTGTATTTACAGCCTTTCGAAAATTTGGTATCATTTCCAAAGGCTAAAACAACTCGGAATCTTTCGATTTTAGGTTCGTTAGAGTTTTTAAATACGGATCATTGTTTTTCATTTATCGATAGGAGCACAAAGAATGTACGGTCAAGTAGAGAGAAAACGGGTAAATTTCGGAAAAATCACGAATCTGGATTACCTTCCTAACTTGATTCAAATTCAAAAGCGTTCTTTTGACTGGTTTCTCCAAGCAGACGTCAAGGACGAAACCAAAAGAAAGCATCAAGGATTAGAGGCCGTATTCCGGGAAACTTTCCCCATTGAAAGTCCCAACAACGACATGCTTATGGAATACAGTCATTACATTTTGGGAGAACCGAAACGTTCTCCTCAGGAATGTAAGGACACGGACGCGACTTTCGCGATGCCGTTAAAAGCGGTGATCCGCCTCATCATCAAGGAAACCGGAGAAATCCGAGAACAAACGGTTTACATGGGAGATCTTCCCGTGATGACCGAACAGGGAACTTTTATCATCAACGGAGCGGAACGCGTGGTCGTTTCCCAGCTTCACCGTTCTCCGGGTATTTTCTTTTCTTACGATATGGAAAGAGACGTTTTCTCCGCCAGGGTGATTCCTTACAGAGGATCTTGGTTGGAATTCGAGATGGATAACAAGGGAATTCTGATCGCGAAGATCGATAGAAAGAAAAAATTCCCGGCCACTCTTCTTGTTAAATCTTTAGGATACGGAACCAACGAAGAAGTTCTTCGTTTGTTCTACGGTTCTAAAAAAGAAAAAATTGCGGGTGCGACTTCCAAGGATCTCAAAAAAATTCTAGGAAGAAGAACCATCAACGACATCATCAACATGGAAACCGGAGAGGTGATGCTCGAAGCCGGTTCCAAGGTCAACGAAGACAATATCTCCATCTTAAAAGAGATGAAGGTGAAAGAAGTCGAGTTGATCGAATTCCCGAAAGGAAAAGACAACCCGATTCTGATCAACGCTTTGGAAAAAGACGGAGTGAACGATTACGAGGACGCGATTCTCAAGTTTCATTCTCTCATGCGTCAGGGCGAGCCTTCCACGATCGAAAACGCGACTGTGGAATTGAATCGTCTTTTCTTCTCTCCGAAAACGTTCGATCTCGGAGAGGTGGGACGTTATAAAATCAATTCTAAGTTCGAATTCAACAACCCGAAAGAATTCTCCGGTGAAAAGGCGCGCGTATTAAGACCCGCGGATATCATTGAGACGGTTCGTTACATTCTGAATCTTTTCTCCGAAACGGAAAATTACTATCCGGACGATATCGATCATCTTGGAAACAGAAGGATCCGTTCCGTCGGGGAATTGATCTCGAATCAACTTAAGACCGGATTCTCCAGAGTGGAAAGAGTGATCAAAGAAAGAATGACGGTTCAGGAGATCGAAACTCAAACTCCTCAGCTTCTCATTTCGATCAAACCGATCACGGCGGTGATCAACGAATTTTTCGGTTCTTCTCAACTTTCTCAGTTCATGGATCAGACAAACCCTCTCGCGGAGCTGACCCACAAACGGAGATTGAACGCACTCGGTCCCGGAGGTCTTTCCAGAGACAGAGCGGGTATGGAAGTGCGGGACGTTCACTATTCTCACTACGGTAGAATGTGTCCGATTGAAACTCCGGAAGGTCCGAACATCGGTCTGATTCTTTCCATGTCTTCGTATGCTCGCGTAAACGACTACGGATTTTTGGAAACTCCTTACAGAACCGTGAAAAACGGTAAGGTCACCGGTCAGATCGAACATCTTACCGCGGACAAAGAAGAATATCATTACATCGCTCAGGCGTCCGGCGTGATCGATGAAAAAGGCGAACTCAAAAACAAACTGATTTCCACGCGTCACAGAGGGGACTTTCCTTTCCGTAACCCGAGCGAGATTCAGTATATGGACTTGGCTCCTTTGCAAGTCGTTTCGGTTTCCACCGCGCTGATTCCGTTCCTGGAACACGACGACGCGAACCGCGCCCTCATGGGCTCCAACATGCAACGTCAGGCGGTTCCTCTTCTCCGCGAAGAAGCTCCGTTTGTCGGAACAGGTATGGAAACTAGAGCCGCTTACGATTCCAGAATTTGTATCGTAAACAAACACGACGGTGTCGTTATATCGGTTGACGCAGAACAAATCGTTGTGGAAAGAAAGGGCGGAAAAGAATCCGATACGTATCAACTTACGAAATTTAAAAAGACAAACCAAGGAACCTGTTTCAATCAGAAGCCGATCGTAGGAGTCGTTCACTCCGAGATCAGCGGAAAGGTTACGAAAGTTTCCAAAGAAAAAATCGAAGTAACATCCGAAAACGGAACAGTAAAAGAATACGTTCTCCAAGTCGGAAGCAAACAATATTCTCCGATCGTATCTTCGGGCGAAGAAGTAAAACGAGGATCGACTCTCGCGGGACAAGTTGTCACAGGCGAGAAGTTGGACGAGTTGGGAAATATCCTCGTAAAAGGAACGGTCCTTGCGGACGGACCTGCGGTTGACAACGGAGTTCTCGCTCTCGGAAGAAACGTTCTCGCTGCGTTCATGCCTTGGGAAGGTTACAACTTCGAGGATGCGATCCTGATTTCCGAAAGAATCGTACGCGACGACGTATTCTCTTCCATTCACATCGAAGAATTCGAAATCCAAGCCAGAGAAACAAAACTCGGTCCCGAACAAATCACTCGTGATATTCCGAATCTTTCGGACAAAGCGTTCCGCGATCTGGATGAAACCGGTGTGATTCGTATCGGTGCGGAAGTAAAACCGGGAGACATTCTCGTGGGAATGGTGACTCCGAAAGGCGAAACCGATCTCACACCGGAATACAAACTTCTTCATTCTATCTTTGGTGAGAAGGCGAAAGATGTTCGGGATTCTTCCTTAAGAATGCCGAACGGTTTCGAAGGAACCGTCATCGACATCAAACGATTCTCCCGCGAGAACCAGGACGAACTTCCCGCGGGCGTCGAAGAAATGGTGAAAGTCTTTGTTGCCAGAAAGAGAAAACTTCTGGTCGGAGATAAAATGGCCGGACGTCACGGAAACAAAGGGGTCGTTGCCCGCGTTATGGCGGAAGAAGACATGCCTTACATGGAAGACGGAACTCCTCTGGACATCGTCTTAAACCCGTTAGGCGTTCCTTCTCGGATGAACCTCGGTCAGATTTTCGAAACACAACTCGGTTTCGCGGCGAGCAAACTCGGAATTTCTTTTGAAACTCCGGTGTTCGACGGCGCGGAAGAATCCGACGTGGACAACTTCTGCAAGGAAGCGAATCTTCCGTTGAATTCTAAATTCAAACTTTTTGACGGTAGAACCGGACTTCCTTTTATGAACGAAGTCTTCTGCGGTTATATCTACATCTTAAAACTCGCTCACTTGGTGGAAGACAAGATCCATGCAAGATCGACCGGGCCATACTCTCTGGTTACTCAGCAACCGCTCGGAGG
The nucleotide sequence above comes from Leptospira weilii. Encoded proteins:
- the secE gene encoding preprotein translocase subunit SecE — protein: MKVTTFIQECKAELEKVQWPTREEVVYSTVVVLVTVFFFSIFLFFADSAFVRLLTWFWELGS
- the nusG gene encoding transcription termination/antitermination protein NusG, with amino-acid sequence MGTKKWYALQTYSGHENKVQKNIEKLVQQKKLEEKIFQVKIPTMDVAEMKHGKKKVTKRKLMPGYVLIEMEMDDDTRFLIQSLPSVSTFVGSKDGGPEPLSLEEVKNLFSESGDVASEEPVAPKILFKVGDSLKIIDGPFANFTGLVDEIFPDKGRLRVKVEIFGRSTPVELDYLQVKTEN
- the rplK gene encoding 50S ribosomal protein L11 is translated as MAAKKVVKQIKLQVEAGKANPAPPVGPALGQAGLNIMEFCKQFNERSKAQIGLKLPVVITVFSDRSFTFITKSPPAALLVKKAIGLETGSPTPHTHKVGKITRKQLEEIAKTKMEDLNANDIDAAVNIIAGTCRSMGVTVEA
- the rplA gene encoding 50S ribosomal protein L1; protein product: MQRGKKYRALKEKVDSTKFFSIDQAVELAKSTSYTKFDGTLEIATKVNYKSLQNVRGTISLPHGTGKKVRVLVFCKGDKQNDAKNAGAEFVGDMDLIEKVAGGWTDFDACVATPDMMKDVGKLGPILGRKGLMPKPKAGTVTTDVAKAVNELKSGRVEYRPDKGGVVHLGIGKVSFDNAKLVENIRTVVQTLMRDKPSDAKGEYLKTFSVSPTMGVGVKVDVKELVNTSI
- the rplJ gene encoding 50S ribosomal protein L10, which produces MANQEKVEAVANLKGKLEEKNNFILACYSGLTVEEITGLRTQLRKEGSEMKVLKNNLFLRALKESGAHKDKNITFGPEYQGPLAAIFAKDNLPTVAKVCKDFAKNNKNLILRAGYMDGSVLDANGVEAIAGLPSREQLLAQIAGGINAPARTIASGINQIIASLARAIQATAEKNNA
- the rplL gene encoding 50S ribosomal protein L7/L12, whose protein sequence is MSTEALLEQIGKLTLVEAADLVKKMEDKFGISAAAPVAVAAAAAPAAGGAAAEEASTFNVILKGFGDKKIEVIKLVREITGLGLKEAKDLVEAGGKSVKEGVSKAEADDLKKKLEGVGAQIELKAS
- the rpoB gene encoding DNA-directed RNA polymerase subunit beta, with amino-acid sequence MYGQVERKRVNFGKITNLDYLPNLIQIQKRSFDWFLQADVKDETKRKHQGLEAVFRETFPIESPNNDMLMEYSHYILGEPKRSPQECKDTDATFAMPLKAVIRLIIKETGEIREQTVYMGDLPVMTEQGTFIINGAERVVVSQLHRSPGIFFSYDMERDVFSARVIPYRGSWLEFEMDNKGILIAKIDRKKKFPATLLVKSLGYGTNEEVLRLFYGSKKEKIAGATSKDLKKILGRRTINDIINMETGEVMLEAGSKVNEDNISILKEMKVKEVELIEFPKGKDNPILINALEKDGVNDYEDAILKFHSLMRQGEPSTIENATVELNRLFFSPKTFDLGEVGRYKINSKFEFNNPKEFSGEKARVLRPADIIETVRYILNLFSETENYYPDDIDHLGNRRIRSVGELISNQLKTGFSRVERVIKERMTVQEIETQTPQLLISIKPITAVINEFFGSSQLSQFMDQTNPLAELTHKRRLNALGPGGLSRDRAGMEVRDVHYSHYGRMCPIETPEGPNIGLILSMSSYARVNDYGFLETPYRTVKNGKVTGQIEHLTADKEEYHYIAQASGVIDEKGELKNKLISTRHRGDFPFRNPSEIQYMDLAPLQVVSVSTALIPFLEHDDANRALMGSNMQRQAVPLLREEAPFVGTGMETRAAYDSRICIVNKHDGVVISVDAEQIVVERKGGKESDTYQLTKFKKTNQGTCFNQKPIVGVVHSEISGKVTKVSKEKIEVTSENGTVKEYVLQVGSKQYSPIVSSGEEVKRGSTLAGQVVTGEKLDELGNILVKGTVLADGPAVDNGVLALGRNVLAAFMPWEGYNFEDAILISERIVRDDVFSSIHIEEFEIQARETKLGPEQITRDIPNLSDKAFRDLDETGVIRIGAEVKPGDILVGMVTPKGETDLTPEYKLLHSIFGEKAKDVRDSSLRMPNGFEGTVIDIKRFSRENQDELPAGVEEMVKVFVARKRKLLVGDKMAGRHGNKGVVARVMAEEDMPYMEDGTPLDIVLNPLGVPSRMNLGQIFETQLGFAASKLGISFETPVFDGAEESDVDNFCKEANLPLNSKFKLFDGRTGLPFMNEVFCGYIYILKLAHLVEDKIHARSTGPYSLVTQQPLGGKAQFGGQRLGEMEVWALEAYGASHTLQELLTIKSDDMLGRARIYEAIVKGIHSIKPGIPESFNVLVQELRGLALDIIITDSEGNTVDISDYEDEYSKSKKKIKFETIENA